One Clostridium estertheticum DNA segment encodes these proteins:
- a CDS encoding AbrB/MazE/SpoVT family DNA-binding domain-containing protein: protein MKSTGVVRRVDELGRIVIPIELRRTLDIAEKDALEIYVDGELIILKKYQPACIFCGDARDVVNYRGKNICKPCLEQLKQEK from the coding sequence ATGAAATCAACCGGTGTTGTAAGAAGAGTAGATGAACTTGGAAGAATTGTTATCCCAATAGAACTTAGAAGAACCCTGGATATTGCTGAAAAGGATGCTTTAGAAATTTACGTTGATGGCGAACTAATTATACTAAAGAAATATCAACCAGCATGTATTTTCTGTGGTGATGCCAGAGATGTAGTTAATTACAGAGGTAAAAATATCTGCAAGCCTTGTCTTGAACAACTTAAACAAGAAAAATAA
- a CDS encoding NlpC/P60 family protein codes for MRKRMLSLLVTIGLVTSISMPIFADPLSDKLKNQKNQLEEQKSAYKQAQSKVDDIEASIEKMDADIEKIYAEVDKTKSKIGETEQQIETTTKGIQVAEASIKEEEDLFNKRMRSMYMNGVDSYVEVLLDSEGIEDLISRVENIKKIVEYDNKIIGELTEKKSKIEAQKVTLETEKTNLVLLKTENENKIDKLKVKKGEQNTLIAEAKKQEQLYSSKIGDAEAIVNATMKQIQEIKNRVPKYTPSRGASSLSSDSVVAYACNFLGTPYVWGAAGPTNFDCSGFMQYIYGHFGVSLTRTTFTQINEGSYVARENLQAGDLIFFGTDADPHHVGMYVGNNSYIHAPRTGDVIKISALTRSDYLTARRVK; via the coding sequence TTGCGTAAAAGGATGTTATCATTGTTAGTAACAATAGGACTTGTTACTTCGATAAGTATGCCAATATTTGCAGACCCATTATCAGACAAGCTTAAAAATCAAAAAAATCAGCTTGAAGAGCAAAAGAGCGCATATAAGCAAGCTCAAAGCAAGGTTGATGACATAGAGGCGTCTATTGAAAAAATGGATGCAGACATAGAAAAAATTTATGCAGAAGTAGATAAAACAAAATCTAAAATAGGTGAAACTGAGCAGCAAATAGAAACAACAACAAAAGGTATACAAGTTGCAGAGGCAAGTATTAAAGAAGAGGAAGACTTATTTAATAAGAGAATGCGAAGCATGTATATGAACGGTGTTGACAGTTATGTAGAAGTTTTATTGGACTCAGAGGGAATAGAAGATCTTATTTCGAGAGTTGAGAACATAAAAAAGATTGTTGAATATGATAATAAAATTATCGGAGAATTAACAGAGAAAAAGAGTAAAATTGAAGCTCAAAAGGTGACACTTGAAACTGAAAAGACTAATCTAGTGCTTTTGAAAACTGAGAATGAAAATAAAATAGACAAGCTTAAAGTGAAAAAGGGAGAACAAAATACATTAATCGCAGAAGCTAAAAAGCAAGAACAATTATATTCTAGCAAAATAGGCGATGCAGAGGCAATTGTAAATGCTACTATGAAGCAAATACAAGAAATAAAAAATAGGGTTCCTAAGTATACACCATCTAGAGGTGCTTCATCACTTAGCAGTGATTCAGTAGTTGCTTATGCATGTAATTTTTTAGGAACACCATATGTTTGGGGTGCTGCAGGTCCTACAAATTTTGATTGTTCTGGTTTTATGCAATACATATATGGGCATTTTGGTGTCTCATTAACTAGAACTACTTTTACACAGATAAATGAAGGATCATATGTTGCTCGAGAAAATTTACAAGCCGGAGATTTAATTTTCTTTGGTACAGATGCAGATCCACATCATGTGGGAATGTATGTAGGTAATAATTCATATATTCATGCACCGCGTACCGGAGATGTTATTAAAATATCGGCATTGACGAGAAGCGATTACCTTACTGCAAGAAGAGTTAAATAA